One genomic segment of Catalinimonas alkaloidigena includes these proteins:
- a CDS encoding N-acetylneuraminate synthase family protein, with the protein MKHPWKGKYGPLLIAEIGGNHEGNFEYALKLTDLAIASGADYIKYQMYSGDSLVSKMEGAQRNAHFKKFELSQEQFIILANKCKAANVGFMASVWNPDYLSWIDEHMSIYKIGSGDLTAYSVIREIAKTGKPMILSTGLATLQEVLETVAFIQSLDDRYKEANYLSVLQCTSMYPIPFEDANLSVMNLLRQVTQLPVGYSDHTEGSRALEIAVAMGAEILEFHFTDEREGKTFRDHKVSLTKDEVLTLGQKIKDIRSLQGHYLKRPLEVEGDHRISFRRAVYPAHDLIAGTVIKAEDLVSLRPNHGIDARDFDKVIGRKLKTEVQAHQKLDWNLFE; encoded by the coding sequence ATGAAGCATCCCTGGAAAGGTAAATACGGACCACTCTTAATCGCCGAAATTGGCGGTAACCACGAAGGCAATTTTGAGTATGCTCTCAAACTTACTGACCTGGCCATTGCATCAGGAGCAGACTACATCAAGTACCAGATGTACAGTGGTGATTCTCTGGTAAGCAAGATGGAAGGCGCACAGCGCAATGCCCACTTCAAAAAATTTGAACTCTCTCAAGAACAATTCATCATACTCGCGAACAAATGTAAAGCAGCCAATGTAGGTTTCATGGCTTCGGTATGGAATCCTGATTATCTGAGCTGGATAGATGAGCACATGAGCATCTATAAGATTGGCTCCGGTGACCTTACCGCTTATTCGGTAATCCGTGAGATTGCCAAAACCGGCAAGCCCATGATTCTTTCTACCGGACTGGCTACTTTACAAGAAGTTTTGGAAACAGTAGCTTTTATCCAATCCTTAGACGACAGATACAAAGAAGCAAATTACCTTTCTGTCCTTCAATGCACTTCTATGTATCCAATACCGTTTGAGGATGCCAACCTTTCGGTCATGAACCTGCTCAGACAGGTGACTCAACTGCCTGTAGGCTACTCAGACCATACGGAAGGCAGCAGAGCACTGGAGATCGCCGTTGCTATGGGAGCGGAGATTCTCGAGTTTCACTTTACTGATGAACGGGAAGGTAAAACCTTCCGTGATCATAAAGTTTCTCTGACGAAAGATGAGGTTCTAACATTAGGCCAAAAAATTAAAGACATTCGCAGCCTGCAGGGACATTACCTGAAGCGTCCCCTGGAAGTAGAAGGAGACCATCGTATCAGTTTTCGCCGGGCAGTCTATCCGGCGCATGATCTTATTGCCGGAACAGTCATTAAAGCAGAAGATTTGGTAAGTTTGCGACCAAATCATGGCATAGATGCCCGTGACTTTGACAAAGTGATTGGCAGAAAACTCAAAACAGAAGTACAGGCACATCAAAAATTAGACTGGAACTTATTTGAATAA
- a CDS encoding class I SAM-dependent methyltransferase: MNNKNMEWFRKDPLTIKQQAQSQEHWIRESEEGFQSFPVDTYLGKKTDLLSLKKNIVGNIKKTLEYFQKTRTEVYAQAGSEMVKTCPVCEASSDKAVKKLNVYGAEYAQCLQCTHVYVLNRPNPNAIHNFYLSDVNYASTYTDKSAAESRLQAIAVPWRDWMIEVFEKQYGFKPKKILDVGSGAGHFVEACRRAGLEADGIELSEASRKFSKDIWGIELDGNDYTEVYERYAGYDVVTFWGLLEHTPNPKELLKVTQSIFGFGKSGMVIAKLPRWNSLSGFIQNILNQSIVRHLDPMGHISCYTDGSAAEVYFQTDFYPTAAWYYGMDVYELFMQLGHKLDQYDVLTQTSEVQLNLQQMMDEAKLSDGLTLVGVPKDKYKH; encoded by the coding sequence TTGAATAATAAAAATATGGAGTGGTTCAGAAAAGACCCTTTGACAATCAAACAGCAAGCCCAAAGCCAGGAACACTGGATCAGGGAAAGTGAGGAAGGCTTTCAGAGTTTTCCTGTAGATACCTACTTGGGAAAGAAAACTGATCTTCTATCGCTGAAAAAGAATATCGTTGGCAACATCAAAAAGACATTAGAATATTTTCAGAAAACCCGCACGGAAGTATATGCACAGGCAGGTTCAGAGATGGTCAAAACATGTCCGGTCTGCGAAGCCAGCTCCGATAAGGCGGTAAAAAAACTGAATGTCTATGGTGCGGAATATGCCCAGTGTCTGCAATGTACGCATGTATATGTACTGAACCGGCCTAATCCCAATGCCATTCACAATTTTTATCTGAGTGATGTTAACTATGCATCCACTTACACCGATAAAAGTGCTGCAGAATCCAGACTGCAAGCTATTGCCGTACCCTGGCGCGACTGGATGATTGAGGTGTTTGAAAAACAGTATGGTTTTAAGCCAAAAAAAATTCTGGATGTAGGCTCAGGAGCCGGTCATTTCGTGGAAGCCTGTCGCCGGGCAGGTTTAGAAGCTGATGGCATAGAGCTCAGCGAAGCTAGCCGTAAATTTTCTAAAGATATCTGGGGCATTGAACTGGATGGTAATGATTACACCGAAGTGTATGAGCGATATGCAGGCTATGATGTAGTGACTTTTTGGGGGCTTCTGGAACATACCCCTAACCCCAAAGAACTACTGAAGGTCACACAATCTATTTTTGGGTTTGGTAAATCGGGGATGGTCATCGCCAAGCTTCCCCGCTGGAACTCGCTGAGCGGATTTATTCAAAATATCCTCAACCAGAGCATTGTACGTCACCTGGACCCTATGGGGCATATCAGTTGCTATACCGATGGGTCAGCAGCCGAAGTCTATTTTCAGACAGATTTCTACCCTACTGCTGCCTGGTATTACGGCATGGATGTCTACGAACTTTTTATGCAGCTCGGGCACAAGCTGGACCAGTATGATGTTCTTACACAGACCAGCGAAGTGCAGCTCAATTTGCAGCAAATGATGGATGAAGCCAAGCTCTCGGATGGGCTCACGCTGGTAGGAGTTCCCAAGGATAAGTACAAACATTAA
- a CDS encoding glycosyltransferase family 2 protein, with translation MSAVESVMDHQVLVSVYITNYNYGKYITQAVESVLQQTLDDFEIIIIDDGSTDNSREIIEDYARHPKIKVIFQKNKGLNVTNNIALRVAKGKYIMRLDADDFLDQNALLVMSNTLERDPELGLVFPDYYITDESGDPESIHKRHDFDKDVSLLDQAAHGACTMIRSSFLRELGGYNEDYSCQDGYELWVKFTAQHKVSNINTPLFYYRQHGSNLTKNETRILTTRATINKDYLKADQEKQQTIAIIPVRDANSVNNKLAFTLLDDKTFLEHKIDQAVLAENICQVIVSSPDEKVKQFVMEKYQNQVSFISRPSEQARLNVGLVGTVNHIMTQEVVSHLKPTALAVLAIEFPFVDALTLDNAINTLFLFNSDSLISVRPDTHLFFQHHGHGMQPILNQDKFTKLERESLFKYTGGISVTKTTKFREEQQFITGKVGHVVIDQQASLGIFSEYDLKVARLLAKHSLAQA, from the coding sequence ATGTCAGCAGTGGAAAGTGTAATGGATCATCAGGTGCTGGTGAGTGTGTACATCACCAACTATAATTATGGAAAGTACATCACCCAGGCAGTGGAAAGTGTGCTCCAGCAAACGCTGGACGACTTTGAGATCATCATCATTGATGATGGTTCCACAGATAATTCCCGGGAGATCATAGAGGATTATGCCCGGCACCCGAAGATCAAGGTGATCTTTCAGAAAAATAAAGGGCTTAATGTGACGAATAATATCGCATTGAGAGTTGCTAAAGGCAAGTACATCATGCGGCTGGATGCCGATGATTTTTTGGACCAGAATGCCTTATTGGTGATGTCTAATACCTTAGAAAGAGATCCTGAACTGGGCCTGGTCTTCCCTGACTACTACATTACGGATGAAAGCGGCGATCCTGAATCTATTCATAAGCGCCACGACTTTGACAAAGATGTATCTTTACTGGATCAGGCAGCCCATGGTGCCTGTACCATGATACGATCCAGCTTTTTAAGAGAACTGGGAGGTTATAATGAGGATTATAGCTGTCAGGATGGCTATGAGCTATGGGTGAAATTTACTGCACAGCATAAGGTATCCAACATTAATACTCCGCTATTTTATTACCGGCAGCATGGCAGCAACCTGACAAAAAATGAGACACGTATCCTCACTACCCGGGCTACGATCAACAAAGATTATCTGAAAGCGGATCAGGAAAAACAGCAAACTATCGCAATCATTCCTGTACGGGATGCTAACTCGGTGAACAACAAGCTGGCCTTCACCTTACTGGATGACAAGACTTTTCTGGAACATAAAATAGATCAGGCTGTGCTGGCTGAAAATATTTGCCAGGTGATTGTCAGCTCTCCTGACGAAAAGGTGAAGCAGTTTGTAATGGAAAAATACCAGAATCAGGTTTCGTTCATCAGTCGTCCCAGTGAACAGGCGAGGCTAAACGTAGGTCTGGTAGGGACAGTCAATCATATAATGACACAAGAGGTTGTTAGCCACCTCAAGCCTACGGCTCTAGCAGTGTTGGCCATTGAATTTCCTTTTGTAGATGCGCTTACCTTAGACAATGCTATCAATACTTTATTTCTCTTTAATTCAGATTCACTGATTTCTGTACGTCCGGATACACATTTATTTTTTCAGCATCATGGACATGGCATGCAGCCTATACTGAATCAGGATAAATTTACCAAGCTGGAAAGGGAGTCACTTTTCAAATATACAGGTGGAATTTCTGTGACCAAGACCACTAAGTTCAGAGAAGAACAACAATTTATTACGGGTAAAGTTGGACATGTGGTTATTGATCAGCAGGCCAGCCTGGGCATTTTTAGTGAGTATGATTTAAAAGTAGCCCGTTTGCTGGCCAAACATTCGCTAGCACAGGCTTAG
- a CDS encoding polysaccharide biosynthesis protein, which produces MIKFNQQHLLITGGTGSYGQVLVKKLLSANTDLKYVTVFSRDEYKQYEMRRKFPTTQYPALQFMIGDIRDQEALLQATKKVDIVIHAAALKQNISGEQFSDEFIKTNVDGTRNLIKVALQNEVKQVLCLSTDKAVYPTTLYGASKLCAEKLLLAANSKQKNTTVFSVLRLGNLFGSRGSISSDLKNRLADETITITDPDMSRFSLTMEESIALTLKVLEVIKGGEIFIPKMDTYRLGDLMIALNKDVEIKSSGPRLTEKTHEIALSSEEARFTFEWENFYVFISPTAGPYLYWQKKGSPVPHDFEMNSFQAPKLSIEVLKRLIDTHI; this is translated from the coding sequence ATGATAAAATTTAATCAACAACACTTACTGATCACCGGAGGTACCGGCTCTTACGGGCAGGTGTTGGTAAAAAAGCTACTTTCAGCAAATACCGACCTCAAGTATGTCACTGTTTTCTCCCGCGATGAGTATAAGCAGTACGAAATGCGGCGTAAATTTCCTACCACACAGTATCCTGCCTTGCAATTCATGATCGGCGACATACGCGATCAAGAGGCACTACTGCAAGCTACAAAAAAGGTAGATATCGTTATACATGCTGCAGCCCTGAAGCAAAATATCAGTGGTGAACAATTCAGTGATGAGTTTATCAAAACCAATGTGGATGGCACCCGAAATCTCATTAAGGTAGCTTTACAGAATGAGGTAAAACAAGTTCTTTGCCTTTCGACAGATAAAGCGGTCTATCCTACTACCCTCTACGGAGCTTCTAAGCTATGTGCGGAAAAACTATTGCTTGCTGCCAATTCAAAGCAAAAAAACACGACTGTATTTTCTGTACTCCGTCTTGGAAATTTATTTGGTTCACGAGGCTCCATTTCTTCTGATCTGAAAAACAGGCTTGCAGATGAAACCATCACCATCACTGACCCTGATATGTCCCGCTTCAGCCTGACGATGGAGGAGAGTATAGCACTTACCCTAAAAGTGTTAGAGGTGATTAAAGGGGGTGAAATATTCATCCCTAAAATGGATACTTACCGTTTGGGTGATCTCATGATCGCCTTGAACAAAGATGTTGAAATTAAAAGCTCAGGACCACGCCTCACGGAAAAAACACATGAGATCGCGCTTTCTTCAGAAGAAGCTCGCTTTACGTTTGAATGGGAAAACTTTTATGTGTTTATCAGCCCTACAGCAGGACCATATCTCTATTGGCAAAAAAAAGGGAGCCCTGTGCCTCATGATTTTGAAATGAATTCTTTTCAAGCTCCCAAGCTAAGTATAGAAGTTTTGAAACGATTGATTGATACCCATATTTGA
- a CDS encoding oligosaccharide flippase family protein, translating into MGILQRQTIKSTIYIYAGVLIGFVTSALLYPKFLTESQIGVIGLLVSWSSIFAQLATLGFSGATIKFFPYFRNKEKQHQGFLFLMLLVMMAGFGLFLLIFYLIKPWMIEDAGEESLLVEYINLLIPFTLFSLVFTLLDIYNRALYNASTGSLLNETVARLFVLFLVGLFIWDVYQFEGYVTWYVLSRGVLVLLLLAFLFWKGELSLRPDFSLLTKERSKGMLSLSLFSLITGFGNLAIIRIDSIMINSFYSDAEVGIYLTTFYFGTLVLLPSRALRGIAPTMVADAFKNNNLGVVNRIYTKSTITQLVVGCFFFLGIWANIDNVFEILPESFEAGKYVILFVGLMNILRMVGGINDVIIGYSQYYKVNTYIMLGWLALIILTNWWLLPLMGISGAALASLISVLVVNLIRFGFLYIRFGFQPYNKGHLIILFISAATYLVVFWIPAISTYILDILMRGVLITIIFTTSIYYSKTDMDINKLIDDKLKSIRDFLS; encoded by the coding sequence TTGGGCATACTACAGCGACAGACGATCAAGTCTACTATTTATATTTACGCAGGTGTACTGATAGGTTTTGTCACCAGCGCATTGCTTTATCCTAAGTTTCTGACCGAATCTCAGATCGGAGTGATTGGTCTTCTGGTATCCTGGAGTTCTATTTTTGCCCAGCTAGCTACGCTAGGCTTCAGTGGTGCTACTATCAAATTTTTTCCTTACTTCAGAAATAAAGAAAAACAACATCAAGGCTTTTTATTTTTGATGCTGCTCGTCATGATGGCTGGCTTTGGGCTTTTCCTGCTTATCTTCTATTTGATCAAACCCTGGATGATAGAGGACGCCGGCGAAGAATCTTTACTGGTGGAATATATCAATCTACTGATTCCTTTTACCCTTTTCTCCCTAGTCTTTACCCTGCTGGACATCTATAACCGGGCTTTATACAATGCTTCAACCGGCTCCTTACTTAACGAAACTGTAGCCCGCCTCTTTGTACTGTTTCTGGTCGGTCTTTTCATTTGGGACGTTTATCAATTTGAAGGTTACGTTACCTGGTACGTACTTTCCCGGGGGGTACTGGTACTTTTGCTGCTGGCTTTTCTTTTCTGGAAAGGTGAGCTCAGCTTACGTCCGGATTTCAGTTTACTGACGAAAGAGCGAAGCAAAGGAATGCTTAGCCTTAGCCTGTTTAGCCTCATTACCGGTTTCGGCAACCTAGCCATCATCAGAATAGATAGCATTATGATCAACAGTTTCTATTCTGACGCTGAGGTAGGCATCTATCTCACTACTTTCTATTTCGGGACCCTGGTGCTACTTCCCTCCCGGGCGCTGAGGGGTATAGCACCTACGATGGTTGCCGATGCCTTTAAAAATAATAATTTAGGAGTTGTTAATCGCATATATACCAAGAGTACGATCACCCAACTGGTAGTCGGATGCTTTTTCTTTCTGGGGATCTGGGCAAATATTGACAATGTTTTTGAGATACTTCCCGAATCTTTTGAAGCCGGTAAGTACGTCATCTTATTTGTAGGTCTGATGAATATACTGCGCATGGTGGGAGGCATTAATGATGTGATCATCGGCTACTCCCAATATTATAAAGTAAATACCTACATCATGCTAGGCTGGCTGGCTTTGATTATCCTGACCAACTGGTGGCTGCTTCCCCTCATGGGAATTAGTGGAGCTGCTTTGGCTTCTCTGATTTCGGTACTTGTCGTGAACCTGATAAGGTTTGGTTTTTTGTATATCAGGTTTGGTTTTCAACCCTACAACAAAGGTCACCTGATCATTCTGTTTATCTCTGCAGCTACTTATTTGGTAGTATTCTGGATTCCTGCTATTTCTACTTACATACTGGATATCCTGATGCGAGGGGTATTGATTACTATCATATTCACCACTTCCATCTATTACTCCAAAACGGACATGGACATCAATAAATTAATTGATGATAAACTGAAAAGTATCAGGGATTTTTTAAGTTGA
- a CDS encoding DegT/DnrJ/EryC1/StrS family aminotransferase: protein MKIPFLDLYRQQKQTLSAIQRLLNEVMLQDSLLGGKAVRAFEDSFATYLNISHTIACANCTDALEISLRALGIGEGDEVIVPANGWMSAAEATCLLNAKPVFVDNHPETYTIDPEKIEAKITSKTKAIIPIHLCGYPADMPKICALAARYQIKVIEDCAQAHGAAIDGKKVGSWGDLGTFSFYPTKNLGGIGDAGAIVSLDDALAEACRQIASHGQVEKNKHIRLGRNSRMDTFQAAVLNFKLGFLEEWNERRRALARKYTEALKGLPIQLPAEQSGFHHVYHLYVIQSDRRDWLAKELAKMGVGTAIHYPEAVADMQVFQEYTKHDTPIASKQSAQLLSLPLYPELENDELEYITGCLQKLLK from the coding sequence ATGAAAATTCCTTTCCTGGACCTGTACAGGCAACAAAAGCAGACACTTTCTGCTATACAACGATTACTCAATGAAGTCATGCTCCAAGATAGTCTTTTGGGTGGAAAAGCTGTAAGGGCTTTTGAAGACAGTTTTGCGACTTACCTGAATATCTCTCATACGATTGCCTGTGCTAACTGTACCGATGCACTGGAAATTTCGCTTCGTGCCCTGGGGATAGGAGAGGGGGATGAAGTGATCGTTCCTGCCAATGGTTGGATGTCTGCAGCTGAGGCCACATGCCTGCTTAACGCAAAGCCCGTATTTGTAGATAACCATCCTGAAACCTATACTATTGACCCTGAAAAGATTGAAGCAAAAATAACGTCAAAGACCAAAGCGATCATACCTATCCATCTTTGCGGCTACCCTGCAGATATGCCTAAAATCTGTGCACTTGCAGCCAGGTATCAGATCAAAGTCATAGAAGATTGCGCACAGGCGCATGGTGCAGCTATTGATGGAAAGAAAGTAGGTAGTTGGGGAGATTTAGGGACATTCAGTTTTTATCCTACCAAAAACCTGGGCGGGATAGGGGATGCAGGAGCTATCGTAAGCCTGGATGATGCACTGGCAGAAGCCTGCCGGCAAATTGCCAGTCATGGACAAGTAGAAAAAAATAAGCACATTCGCCTGGGTCGCAACAGCCGGATGGATACTTTTCAGGCAGCGGTACTAAATTTTAAACTAGGTTTCTTAGAGGAGTGGAATGAGCGGAGACGTGCGCTGGCCCGGAAGTATACAGAAGCGCTGAAAGGATTACCGATTCAACTACCTGCTGAACAAAGTGGCTTTCATCATGTATATCATCTGTATGTGATACAGTCTGACAGAAGAGACTGGCTGGCGAAGGAGCTGGCAAAAATGGGCGTGGGCACAGCCATTCATTATCCTGAAGCGGTGGCTGATATGCAGGTATTTCAGGAGTACACTAAGCATGACACACCTATTGCCAGTAAGCAGTCAGCACAACTTTTGTCTCTGCCACTATATCCTGAGCTTGAGAATGATGAGTTAGAATATATTACAGGATGTTTGCAAAAACTACTGAAATAA
- the pfkA gene encoding 6-phosphofructokinase: MKKIAVLTSGGDAPGMNACLRAVIRGAIYHGIEAYGIKYGYNGLIEGDIYKMKSYSVSNIIQKGGTILKSARSAEFRTKEGRKKAYQQLQRRGIEGLVVIGGDGTFTGASIFYEEYGFPIVGAPGTIDNDLYGTDYTIGFDTAVNTALEAIDKIRDTANSHDRIFFIEVMGRDSGYIAIQSGIGGGAELIMVPETSTSIDDVIHDLNQGRNTEKTSSIVVVAEGDEEGGAMEVVNKVKSRLKGKDLKVSILGHMQRGGAPTAMDRIIGSRLGLAALEGLLGGKKNMMAGIINNRVVYTDFKECINTSKPLEQDLLRMVKILSI, translated from the coding sequence ATGAAAAAAATTGCGGTATTGACCTCAGGAGGAGATGCACCTGGTATGAATGCCTGTTTGAGGGCAGTAATTAGAGGAGCAATCTATCACGGTATAGAAGCATACGGTATCAAATATGGATATAACGGCCTCATAGAAGGTGATATCTATAAAATGAAATCTTACTCGGTAAGTAATATTATCCAGAAAGGGGGTACTATATTAAAATCAGCCCGAAGTGCTGAGTTTCGTACCAAAGAAGGCAGGAAAAAAGCTTATCAACAACTACAAAGAAGAGGTATTGAAGGCCTGGTAGTGATTGGAGGTGACGGTACTTTTACCGGAGCCAGTATCTTTTATGAAGAATATGGCTTCCCTATTGTGGGAGCGCCCGGTACTATTGATAACGACCTGTACGGTACTGATTACACCATTGGTTTTGATACCGCGGTGAATACCGCACTGGAAGCAATTGATAAGATCAGGGATACAGCTAACTCACACGATCGTATTTTCTTCATAGAGGTGATGGGTCGTGATTCAGGCTATATAGCCATCCAGTCAGGTATTGGAGGGGGCGCAGAGCTGATTATGGTGCCCGAAACCAGTACTTCTATTGATGATGTAATCCATGACCTCAACCAGGGCCGAAATACTGAGAAGACTTCATCCATTGTGGTAGTAGCTGAAGGTGATGAAGAAGGCGGAGCAATGGAGGTAGTAAACAAAGTAAAATCAAGGCTTAAGGGGAAAGATCTTAAAGTATCCATACTGGGTCATATGCAGCGTGGAGGCGCTCCTACTGCTATGGATAGGATCATTGGGAGCCGATTAGGACTTGCTGCCTTAGAAGGGCTGCTAGGAGGTAAGAAAAACATGATGGCAGGTATCATCAACAATCGTGTGGTGTACACTGACTTCAAAGAGTGTATCAATACATCCAAACCACTAGAGCAGGATCTGTTGAGAATGGTCAAAATTTTGAGTATCTGA
- a CDS encoding mercuric reductase, whose amino-acid sequence MEKYDAIIIGIGQAGNPLSATLAEKGWKIAVIEREHPGGSCINYGCTPTKTMVASAHVSHMVSTAEEVGIEADPPKTNFKKVIERRDGIVKEWREGIEKKMAETEDIDYFFGEASFVSNKQLQVKIKEENQSEFTLKEFSADKIFINVGTSPRVPEIEGLSDVNYLTAKSMMSLTELPEHLIILGGGYIGLEFGQMYRRLGSEVSIIQDETQLAPKEDEDVSEAIQEVLEEEGVAIYLSSQLDKVRKTASGISVSLKGDNIKELQGSHLLIAIGTDPNTETLNLEKTDVKLKKHGYIDVNKHLETNVNGVFALGDCKGGPEFTHISYDDFRIINDYLFGEKKRTINNRMVPYTMFTKPELGRIGLNEKLAKKENKRYKISQMPMSHAARAIEANRTRGLLKVLIDPDTKQFLGASCLADIGGELMSMIQIAMMGGLTYEDLRDGVLAHPTYAETLNNLFASVEDPEE is encoded by the coding sequence ATGGAAAAATACGATGCAATCATCATAGGAATAGGGCAGGCAGGAAACCCTCTGTCAGCTACCTTAGCAGAAAAAGGATGGAAAATCGCGGTAATTGAGCGCGAACATCCCGGTGGAAGTTGTATAAATTATGGCTGCACGCCTACCAAAACGATGGTTGCTTCTGCGCATGTAAGCCATATGGTCAGTACTGCAGAAGAAGTAGGGATAGAAGCCGACCCGCCAAAAACTAATTTTAAAAAAGTAATAGAAAGAAGAGATGGCATAGTGAAGGAGTGGAGAGAAGGCATTGAAAAGAAAATGGCTGAAACCGAAGATATTGATTATTTTTTTGGAGAAGCAAGTTTTGTAAGTAATAAGCAGCTACAGGTAAAAATAAAGGAAGAGAATCAAAGTGAATTTACGCTGAAAGAATTTTCCGCTGACAAAATATTCATCAATGTAGGTACCAGTCCAAGAGTACCTGAGATTGAGGGACTTTCTGATGTGAATTATTTAACCGCAAAGTCGATGATGTCACTGACAGAACTTCCTGAGCATCTTATTATTCTGGGAGGAGGTTATATTGGTCTAGAGTTTGGGCAAATGTATAGAAGGCTGGGGAGTGAAGTATCTATCATTCAGGATGAAACACAACTTGCGCCTAAAGAAGACGAAGATGTATCAGAAGCAATTCAGGAGGTTTTAGAAGAGGAAGGCGTAGCGATTTATTTAAGCAGTCAACTGGACAAAGTCAGGAAAACAGCTAGCGGGATAAGTGTTAGCCTCAAAGGGGATAACATAAAAGAGCTGCAAGGATCACATTTACTTATTGCAATAGGTACTGATCCCAATACCGAAACGCTGAATTTAGAAAAAACAGATGTCAAGCTTAAAAAGCATGGCTATATCGATGTCAATAAACATTTGGAAACTAATGTGAATGGCGTTTTTGCTTTAGGTGATTGTAAGGGCGGGCCCGAATTTACACATATTTCTTATGATGATTTCCGTATAATTAATGATTACCTCTTCGGTGAAAAGAAAAGAACTATAAATAACCGCATGGTGCCATATACGATGTTCACCAAGCCAGAACTGGGGAGAATAGGATTGAATGAGAAACTGGCAAAAAAAGAAAACAAGAGGTACAAGATTTCTCAGATGCCCATGTCTCACGCAGCTCGTGCGATAGAGGCTAACCGCACTCGAGGTTTGCTGAAAGTGCTAATAGATCCAGATACAAAACAGTTTTTAGGAGCTTCTTGCCTGGCTGACATCGGGGGTGAGTTGATGTCAATGATTCAAATCGCAATGATGGGAGGTTTGACTTACGAAGACCTGAGAGACGGTGTGCTGGCACATCCTACATACGCAGAAACACTGAATAATTTATTTGCTTCGGTAGAAGATCCGGAGGAATAG
- a CDS encoding transporter gives MISGFNQGQGKGTIAVSYAWESYDEFYFGDEKMAAPPPYGGQITTQSLTLYTVYGLTDHLDIILNLPYIAAKGKGDDPMVNQDVSDLQDATLFLNWNPIQIESESGMLSFVGALGISTPLSDYEANAVLSIGNQSTRIDPKILIQYQSNDGWFANLNAGYSVRTKDVPNATVLGAKLGFAAAEFYVDLWSETQISDSDAPDIGGVPFNETRVNYTQIGLNAYYPFSEAFGISLGYGKNVSGRNVGLADRVSGGLLVNF, from the coding sequence TTGATTAGTGGTTTTAATCAAGGTCAAGGCAAGGGTACAATTGCTGTTTCATACGCATGGGAATCTTACGATGAGTTTTATTTTGGCGATGAAAAAATGGCTGCCCCACCTCCTTATGGTGGACAAATTACCACACAGAGCCTAACGCTATATACTGTCTATGGGCTTACAGATCATCTGGATATTATCCTGAACCTGCCCTATATCGCAGCAAAGGGAAAAGGTGATGATCCTATGGTAAACCAGGATGTGAGCGACCTGCAAGATGCTACATTGTTTTTAAACTGGAATCCTATACAGATAGAATCTGAAAGCGGAATGTTATCATTTGTTGGGGCTTTAGGTATATCTACACCACTGAGCGATTATGAAGCCAACGCCGTGCTTTCAATTGGGAATCAATCTACCCGTATAGACCCCAAAATACTGATACAATATCAATCCAATGACGGCTGGTTTGCCAACCTCAATGCAGGCTACTCTGTCAGAACCAAGGATGTTCCTAATGCAACGGTCCTAGGTGCCAAACTGGGCTTTGCAGCGGCTGAGTTCTACGTAGACTTATGGTCAGAAACTCAAATATCAGACAGCGATGCTCCAGATATAGGGGGAGTACCTTTTAATGAAACACGTGTAAACTATACCCAAATCGGTTTGAATGCTTACTACCCTTTTTCAGAAGCGTTTGGCATTTCTCTTGGCTATGGCAAAAATGTAAGTGGCAGAAATGTAGGGCTGGCAGATCGTGTGAGTGGAGGTTTGCTGGTCAATTTCTAA